Proteins encoded together in one Catellatospora citrea window:
- a CDS encoding CapA family protein codes for MFGSLRARPGVSAAGAIVLLVTVVGLGFSALTSPADAVTAQWHTPEGAAAVTPTAAPAEPTADPAADAISMSATGDIIMGDAPQDLPPNGGKGYFDKIKPLLPADLVMGNLEQPITDETGTGKCPQPKPGEPVNCHQFRVPPSYAQHLVDAGFDLLNTANNHSRDYGTAGFTNTQRALDGVGLKHTGATNQITVAEVKGVKVAVVGFSSYAGNNPLLNLTATKTIVAKAAAQADLVVVQVHMGAEGADKSHVRPGTEKFLGENRGNPHAFARAAIDAGADLIVGHGPHVVRGMEFYKGRLIAYSLGNFAGGGQLRSEGRLGWGGVLKVTLKPDGGFVSGQFHSTIFSGAHGVPQPDTKERALGLITQMTKEDFGASGAVLSADGAISAPAT; via the coding sequence GTGTTCGGATCGCTTCGCGCGCGTCCGGGGGTCTCTGCCGCGGGCGCGATCGTGCTCCTTGTCACAGTCGTCGGCCTGGGCTTCTCGGCCCTGACCTCACCGGCCGACGCCGTCACGGCGCAGTGGCACACCCCGGAGGGTGCTGCCGCCGTCACGCCGACGGCCGCCCCGGCCGAGCCCACCGCGGACCCGGCGGCCGACGCCATCAGTATGTCCGCGACCGGCGACATCATCATGGGCGACGCGCCGCAGGATCTTCCGCCGAACGGCGGCAAGGGCTACTTCGACAAGATCAAGCCGTTGCTGCCCGCGGATCTGGTGATGGGCAACCTGGAGCAGCCGATCACGGACGAGACGGGCACCGGCAAGTGCCCGCAGCCCAAACCGGGCGAGCCGGTCAACTGCCACCAGTTCCGGGTGCCGCCGTCCTACGCCCAGCACCTGGTGGACGCCGGATTCGACCTGCTCAACACGGCCAACAACCACAGCCGTGACTACGGCACGGCCGGGTTCACCAACACCCAGCGGGCGCTGGACGGGGTCGGGCTCAAGCACACCGGGGCGACCAACCAGATCACCGTCGCCGAGGTCAAGGGTGTCAAGGTGGCGGTGGTGGGCTTCTCCTCGTACGCCGGCAACAACCCCCTGCTCAATCTGACCGCGACCAAGACGATCGTGGCGAAGGCCGCGGCGCAGGCCGACCTGGTCGTGGTGCAGGTGCACATGGGCGCGGAGGGCGCGGACAAGAGCCACGTCCGGCCGGGCACCGAGAAGTTCCTGGGCGAGAACCGGGGCAATCCGCACGCCTTCGCCCGCGCCGCCATCGACGCCGGCGCCGACCTGATCGTCGGGCACGGCCCGCACGTGGTGCGCGGCATGGAGTTCTACAAGGGCCGGCTCATCGCGTACAGCCTGGGCAACTTCGCCGGCGGCGGCCAGCTGCGCAGCGAGGGCCGGCTGGGCTGGGGCGGCGTGCTCAAGGTGACCCTGAAACCGGACGGCGGCTTCGTCTCCGGGCAGTTCCACTCCACGATCTTCAGCGGCGCGCACGGCGTCCCGCAGCCGGACACCAAGGAGCGGGCGCTCGGGCTGATCACCCAGATGACCAAGGAGGACTTCGGCGCGAGCGGCGCGGTGCTGAGCGCGGACGGGGCGATCAGCGCACCCGCGACGTAG
- a CDS encoding Crp/Fnr family transcriptional regulator — protein MDEVLARSGIFQGVDPEAAEALAREMETIEIRKGEIVFNEGEPGDSLYIVLSGKIKLGRRAADGRQNLVSVMGPSDMLGELSLFDPGPRTATATAVTDVRLARLRKQALRPWLNNRPEIAEQLLRVLARRLRRTNDALADLIFTDVPGRVAKNLLQMAGRFGTRDGGVLRVTHDLTQEELAQLVGASRETVNKALADFASRGWLRLDGKSVIILDPERLARRARV, from the coding sequence ATGGACGAGGTGCTGGCTCGTAGCGGGATCTTCCAGGGTGTCGACCCGGAGGCCGCCGAGGCACTTGCTCGTGAGATGGAAACGATCGAGATCCGCAAGGGCGAGATCGTGTTCAACGAGGGTGAGCCTGGAGACAGCCTCTATATCGTACTCTCCGGCAAGATCAAGTTGGGCCGACGCGCCGCCGACGGCCGGCAGAACCTCGTCTCCGTGATGGGGCCTTCCGACATGCTCGGCGAGCTCTCCCTGTTCGACCCCGGCCCGCGCACCGCCACCGCCACCGCGGTGACCGACGTGCGCCTGGCCCGGCTGCGCAAGCAGGCCCTGCGTCCGTGGCTGAACAACCGGCCCGAGATCGCCGAGCAGCTGCTGCGAGTGCTGGCCCGCCGCCTGCGCCGCACCAACGACGCGCTCGCCGACCTCATCTTCACCGACGTGCCCGGCCGGGTCGCCAAGAACCTACTGCAGATGGCGGGCCGCTTCGGCACCCGCGACGGCGGCGTGCTCCGGGTGACCCACGACCTCACCCAGGAGGAGCTGGCGCAGCTCGTCGGCGCGTCGCGCGAGACGGTGAACAAGGCCCTGGCCGACTTCGCCTCGCGCGGCTGGCTGCGCCTGGACGGCAAGAGCGTCATCATCCTGGACCCGGAGCGCCTGGCCCGACGCGCCCGCGTCTGA
- a CDS encoding chaplin family protein, with amino-acid sequence MATGTAAYAEATVISAGNTGVLNGTQVFAPIQAPINLCGVAASVGGDAVAGCTGGSAAELDGVFDARLISTNNHGILNGTQVFAPIQAPINVCGVAAGVLGDASAWCEGGASADLDGDHHKKKHQCDSRCDHDDDHDGYGRESTESGDLLGGLPLVGGLTNGGLPLVGDLTKGGLPLVGNLGNGGLPLVGNLGNGGLPLVGNLTKGGLPVVGGLLGNQGVARGADAIDIDALDAVGTMGRFDTESDAAEGNNSTGGNGGGNGTTCNNGCGGHGGGNNHHPKPKPKPRPQPCPDHGHDHHQGRHHQHDGDVKMISTGNHGILNGTQVYAPIQIPINVSGVAVGVLGDAAAWSVGGASADQ; translated from the coding sequence ATGGCCACCGGCACCGCCGCGTACGCCGAGGCCACCGTCATCAGTGCGGGCAACACCGGGGTGCTGAACGGCACCCAGGTCTTCGCTCCGATCCAGGCTCCGATCAACCTCTGCGGTGTCGCCGCGAGCGTGGGCGGTGACGCGGTCGCCGGCTGCACCGGCGGCAGCGCCGCCGAGCTCGACGGTGTCTTCGACGCCCGTCTGATCAGCACCAACAACCACGGCATCCTGAACGGCACGCAGGTCTTCGCGCCGATCCAGGCACCGATCAACGTGTGCGGCGTGGCCGCGGGCGTGCTCGGCGACGCCTCGGCGTGGTGCGAGGGCGGCGCGAGTGCCGACCTCGACGGCGACCACCACAAGAAGAAGCACCAGTGCGACAGCCGCTGCGACCACGACGACGACCACGACGGCTACGGCCGCGAGTCGACCGAGTCCGGCGACCTGCTGGGCGGACTGCCGCTGGTGGGCGGCCTGACCAACGGCGGTCTCCCGCTGGTGGGTGACCTGACCAAGGGCGGCCTGCCGCTGGTCGGCAACCTCGGCAACGGTGGTCTCCCGCTCGTCGGCAACCTCGGCAACGGCGGCCTGCCGCTGGTGGGCAACCTGACCAAGGGCGGCCTGCCGGTGGTCGGCGGCCTGCTGGGCAACCAGGGTGTGGCGCGCGGCGCCGACGCGATCGACATCGACGCGCTGGACGCGGTCGGCACCATGGGCCGCTTCGACACCGAGAGCGACGCCGCCGAGGGCAACAACAGCACCGGCGGTAACGGCGGCGGTAACGGCACGACCTGCAACAACGGCTGTGGCGGCCACGGCGGCGGCAACAACCACCACCCGAAGCCCAAGCCGAAGCCGCGCCCGCAGCCCTGCCCGGACCACGGTCACGACCACCACCAGGGCCGCCACCACCAGCACGACGGTGACGTCAAGATGATCAGCACCGGCAACCACGGCATCCTGAACGGCACCCAGGTGTACGCGCCGATCCAGATCCCGATCAACGTCAGCGGCGTGGCCGTGGGCGTGCTGGGTGACGCGGCCGCCTGGAGCGTCGGCGGCGCGTCCGCCGACCAGTAA